One window of Pocillopora verrucosa isolate sample1 chromosome 9, ASM3666991v2, whole genome shotgun sequence genomic DNA carries:
- the LOC131789202 gene encoding uncharacterized protein, translating into MAAKDSFEIIDGESPKEFTEVTCELEEFEVHFEDHGEPPASVGELSTRNETETEQPRQQGLSFGTFWQEHHDQMEKKAEDCEEENSELFQLGQDGFNTRKQERRSKVRQLSEKINRESQKPEVSRSSQSQERAPYSERMIRMIETSRAEPHSVEFQSGPKGGSGSLSFSIQPIPWQGSEKDVSGNEQSALGAGPSLVTKTLPNSAEGSEIAPHVHSTTQMPEVSRSSQSQERAPYSERMIRMIETSRAEPHSVEFQSGPKGGSGSLSFSIQPIPWQGSEKDVSGNEQSALGAGSSFVTKTLPNSAEGSEIAPHTDIREFT; encoded by the exons ATGGCCGCCaaagattcatttgaaattattgatgGTGAATCGCCAAAAGAGTTCACCGAAG TGACTTGTGAGCTGGAGGAGTTCGAAGTACATTTTGAAGATCATGGTGAACCG CCTGCAAGTGTTGGAGAACTATCTACAAGGAATGAGACAGAAACAGAGCAGCCCAGGCAGCAAGGACTGTCTTTTGGAACTTTTTGGCAAGAACACCATGACCAGATGGAAAAGAAGGCTGAGGATTGCGAGGAAGAAAATTCTGAATTGTTTCAGTTGGGGCAGGATGGTTTTaacacaagaaaacaagagCGTAGAAGCAAAGTGCGTCAGTTATCTGAGAAAATAAACAGGGAGTCCCAAAAGCCAG AAGTAAGCAGATCATCCCAGTCTCAGGAAAGAGCACCATACAGTGAGAGGATGATAAGAATGATAGAGACCAGTAGAGCTGAACCACATTCAGTCGAGTTTCAGTCTGGTCCAAAGGGTGGAAGTGGCTCACTAAGTTTCTCAATCCAACCAATCCCATGGCAGGGATCTGAAAAAGATGTTTCAGGCAATGAACAGTCTGCTTTGGGTGCTGGGCCAAGCCTTGTAACTAAGACTTTGCCTAACTCTGCTGAAGGTAGTGAAATTGCCCCCCATGTTCATAGCACTACCCAAATGCCAG AAGTAAGCAGATCATCCCAGTCTCAGGAAAGAGCACCATACAGTGAGAGGATGATAAGAATGATAGAGACCAGTAGAGCTGAACCACATTCAGTCGAGTTTCAGTCTGGTCCAAAGGGTGGAAGTGGCTCACTAAGTTTCTCAATCCAACCAATCCCATGGCAGGGATCTGAAAAAGATGTTTCAGGCAATGAACAGTCTGCTTTGGGTGCTGGGTCAAGCTTTGTAACTAAGACTTTGCCTAACTCTGCTGAAGGTAGTGAAATTGCCCCCCAT ACAGACATACGAGAGTTTACGTAA